One Campylobacter lari DNA segment encodes these proteins:
- the modA gene encoding molybdate ABC transporter substrate-binding protein translates to MKKIFTLLFLCIFSYGADVNIAAAANVAYAFKALQKEFQKENPDISINVSLGASGNLVSQIKNGAPFDIFMAANMKFAQSLYDDNFASTKPVIYAQGALALLSVRMDLSKGLDTLKEEKVKIITIANPKAAPYGQASIETLQNAKIYEQTKAKIIEAKSIGEALTQTLKAADVGFIAASALYEDTLKSYKLQEGKNYILINPKLYEPINQGIVITSYGKDNAKAKKFYDFILSKKAKEIFKAYGYNIP, encoded by the coding sequence ATGAAAAAAATTTTCACCCTACTTTTTTTGTGTATTTTTAGCTATGGCGCTGATGTAAATATCGCTGCAGCTGCAAATGTAGCTTATGCTTTTAAAGCCTTGCAAAAAGAATTTCAAAAAGAAAACCCTGATATTAGTATCAATGTAAGCTTAGGCGCTAGTGGAAATTTAGTTTCACAAATCAAAAATGGAGCACCATTTGATATATTTATGGCTGCAAATATGAAATTTGCACAAAGCTTGTATGATGATAATTTTGCTAGCACAAAACCTGTTATTTATGCTCAAGGAGCTTTAGCTTTACTCAGTGTTAGAATGGATTTAAGCAAAGGATTAGACACACTTAAAGAAGAAAAAGTAAAAATCATCACCATAGCTAATCCCAAAGCTGCTCCTTATGGTCAAGCTAGTATAGAAACTTTACAAAATGCTAAAATTTATGAGCAAACAAAAGCTAAAATCATCGAAGCAAAATCTATAGGAGAAGCACTTACTCAAACACTAAAAGCAGCCGATGTGGGTTTTATAGCAGCAAGTGCTTTATATGAAGATACGCTAAAATCTTATAAACTCCAAGAAGGAAAAAATTATATTTTAATCAATCCAAAACTTTATGAGCCAATCAATCAAGGCATTGTTATCACTTCTTATGGTAAAGATAATGCCAAAGCTAAGAAATTTTATGATTTTATTTTAAGCAAAAAAGCTAAGGAAATTTTCAAAGCTTATGGCTATAATATCCCATGA
- a CDS encoding sulfate/molybdate ABC transporter ATP-binding protein, whose product MLKLDFEKIFKNKEKEFKLKVKFEVKEGEFCAIFGKSGSGKTTLLRILAGFEKAQGICTFNNTVFFDDKNFLSPQKRKLGFVFQDYALFENMNVEQNLLFAKKDLKFANELLELLDLSKHKKSHILELSGGQKQRVALARAIMQKPKLLLLDEPFSALDNEIKLHLHDYLLNIHKTYKITTILISHDVSEVYKLANKVIVLENGAIIKEGSPNEVFLKTQGSQKFAIKARILKLQKQDSIFIAILAIGNQISQVVLSPLEAKDFKENDEVLLSQKAFALNLSKV is encoded by the coding sequence ATGCTAAAACTTGACTTTGAAAAAATCTTTAAAAATAAAGAAAAAGAATTTAAACTTAAGGTTAAATTTGAAGTTAAAGAAGGAGAATTTTGTGCTATTTTTGGAAAAAGTGGTAGTGGTAAAACTACGCTTTTGAGAATTTTAGCAGGTTTTGAAAAAGCACAAGGAATTTGCACTTTTAATAATACTGTATTTTTTGATGATAAAAACTTTCTAAGTCCACAAAAAAGAAAACTTGGCTTTGTTTTTCAAGATTATGCTTTATTTGAAAATATGAATGTAGAGCAAAACTTACTTTTTGCCAAAAAAGATCTAAAATTTGCTAATGAACTTTTAGAACTTTTAGATTTAAGCAAACACAAAAAAAGTCATATTTTAGAGCTAAGCGGGGGACAAAAACAACGCGTAGCTTTAGCAAGAGCTATTATGCAAAAACCCAAACTTTTACTTTTAGATGAGCCATTTAGTGCCTTAGATAATGAGATAAAACTACACTTGCATGATTATCTTTTAAATATACATAAAACTTATAAAATCACTACTATTTTAATCAGCCATGATGTAAGTGAAGTTTATAAACTAGCTAATAAAGTCATTGTTTTAGAAAATGGAGCCATTATCAAAGAAGGCTCGCCTAATGAAGTTTTTTTAAAGACGCAAGGCTCGCAAAAATTTGCTATAAAAGCACGCATTTTAAAACTACAAAAGCAAGATAGCATATTTATAGCCATACTTGCCATAGGTAATCAAATCAGCCAAGTAGTACTAAGCCCTTTAGAAGCTAAAGATTTTAAAGAAAATGATGAAGTGCTTTTAAGCCAAAAAGCTTTTGCGCTAAATTTAAGTAAAGTATAA